Proteins encoded within one genomic window of Budorcas taxicolor isolate Tak-1 chromosome 12, Takin1.1, whole genome shotgun sequence:
- the FAM216B gene encoding protein FAM216B, translating to MNPSFLKRGDYNTGYRIKMGEKWKRQQKLRNVPHIPRIRVPRSASDTPLLKDLTQGQQRYFYSIMRIYSPRPQWEALQTRYIHSLQHQQLLGYITQREALAYVAVLRDSTKRASAKAGPHRTVPQRAAGRTRTQPSARPVCVIPLRAQSTRLPSLRSKAVHKL from the exons ATGAATCCCAGCTTTTTAAAGAGGGGAGATTACAACACAGG GTACAGAATAAAGatgggagaaaaatggaaaagacaaCAAAAGCTGCGCAATGTGCCACATATTCCTCGCATTCGAGTCCCTCGCTCTGCCTCTGACACGCCATTGCTGAAG GACCTAACCCAAGGGCAGCAGCGCTATTTTTACAGTATCATGAGGATTTACAGCCCCAGGCCCCAGTGGGAGGCACTGCAGACCCGCTACATTCACAGCCTTCAGCACCAGCAGCTGCTTG gcTATATTACTCAGCGGGAAGCCTTGGCCTATGTGGCTGTACTAAGAGATTCAACCAAAAGGGCCTCAGCCAAGGCAGGTCCTCATAGAACCGTCCCCCAGAGAGCCGCGGGCAGGACAAGAACACAGCCCTCAGCAAGACCTGTGTGTGTGATTCCACTCAGGGCCCAAAGCACAAGGCTCCCATCCCTCAGGTCCAAGGCTGTGCACAAGCTCTGA